Proteins encoded together in one Lutra lutra chromosome 4, mLutLut1.2, whole genome shotgun sequence window:
- the HYI gene encoding putative hydroxypyruvate isomerase, translating into MAPLRFSANVSWLFPELPGLPARLRAAGSSGFEAAEVAWPYTEPSEALARAAREAGLRLVLINTPPGDREKGEMGLGAVPGRQAAFREGLEQAVLYAKALGCPRIHLMAGRVPQGADRAAVRSEMETVFLENLRHAAGVLAQESLVGLLEPINTRITDPQYFLDTPQQAAAILQKVGRPNLQLQMDLFHWQIMDGNLTGNIREFLPLVGHVQVAQVPGRGEPDSPGELNFPYLFQLLEDEGYEGFVGCEYRPQGDTAEGLSWLRAYWDRRGHPQAGQ; encoded by the exons ATGGCTCCGCTCCGTTTCTCGGCCAACGTGTCGTGGCTGTTCCCCGAGCTCCCCGGGCTACCCGCGCGGCTCCGGGCGGCCGGCAGCTCGGGCTTCGAGGCCGCCGAGGTGGCCTGGCCGTACACGGAGCCGTCCGAGGCACTGGCGCGCGCGGCGCGGGAAGCGGGGCTGCGGCTGGTGCTGATCAACACGCCCCCTG GAGACcgggagaaaggggaaatgggACTGGGGGCCGTTCCCGGGAGGCAAGCAGCCTTCCGAGAGGGGCTGGAACAGGCAGTGCTGTACGCCAAGGCTCTGGGCTGTCCCAG GATTCACCTGATGGCTGGCCGAGTGCCCCAGGGAGCTGACCGAGCAGCAGTCAGGAGTGAAATGGAGACCGTTTTTCTGGAGAACCTGAGGCACGCAGCTggagttttggctcag GAGAGCCTCGTGGGACTGCTGGAGCCCATCAACACCCGTATCACCGACCCCCAGTACTTCCTGGACACCCCTCAGCAGG CGGCAGCCATCTTACAGAAGGTCGGAAGACCCAACCTCCAGTTACAGATG GACCTATTCCACTGGCAGATCATGGACGGGAACCTGACAGGGAATATACGGGAGTTCCTGCCCCTCGTTG GGCATGTGCAGGTGGCACAGGTCCCAGGCCGGGGGGAGCCTGACAGCCCCGGCGAGCTGAACTTCCCCTATCTGTTCCAACTGCTGGAGGATGAAGGCTATGAGGGCTTTGTGGGCTGCGAGTACCGGCCTCAAG gAGACACAGCAGAGGGCTTGAGTTGGCTTCGTGCATACTGGGACAGGCGGGGCCACCCTCAGGCTGGCCAGTGA